One Ensifer adhaerens genomic region harbors:
- a CDS encoding sugar ABC transporter ATP-binding protein: MTAQPVLEVRRVTKHFGAVKALTEVDFRLERGEIHALCGENGAGKSTLMNIIAGVLQPNDGEVLVDGASVKIASPATAQTLGIGLVHQEIALCPDATVAENMFMAATNRRRSPLMNYGALEREAQVVMNRLAPIDVRRKVADLAISSQQLVEIAKALTLDCRVLILDEPTAALTEAEAQALFAIIRDLKAAGISIIYISHRMAEIFSLCDRVTVFRDGRHVVTEKIADVTADDVVRRMVGREISQLYPQKQAPEARTDETILSVRGLSDGDRIDTVSFDLKRGEILGIGGLIGSGRTEIAEAICGLRAKSKGDITLRGKPQRIGNYRDAVDAGIVYLSEDRKGSGVFVDLSIAQNISVLDLKTLTGPLGLLNSRAEADLARDFVRRLGVRMGGIDMPVSSLSGGNQQKVAIAKQLAVRPQVILMDEPTRGIDVGAKSEIHRLLRELAETGIGIVVISSELPELLGLCDRVLVVREGAIAGELDDREMSEEAVIRLASGVTQTAEAGRMVDHVA; this comes from the coding sequence ATGACAGCACAACCGGTTCTGGAGGTCCGGCGCGTCACCAAGCATTTCGGTGCGGTGAAGGCGCTGACGGAGGTGGATTTTCGCCTCGAGCGGGGAGAGATCCACGCACTCTGCGGCGAAAACGGCGCAGGCAAATCCACGCTGATGAACATCATTGCCGGTGTGCTGCAGCCGAATGACGGCGAGGTGCTGGTGGATGGAGCGTCCGTGAAAATCGCCTCGCCGGCGACCGCCCAGACGCTCGGCATCGGCCTCGTCCACCAGGAAATCGCGCTCTGCCCGGATGCGACGGTGGCGGAAAACATGTTCATGGCGGCCACCAACCGCCGGCGCTCGCCGCTGATGAATTACGGCGCGCTCGAACGCGAAGCCCAGGTAGTGATGAACCGGCTGGCGCCGATCGACGTCCGGCGCAAGGTCGCCGACCTCGCCATTTCCAGCCAGCAGCTGGTCGAGATTGCCAAGGCGCTGACGCTCGACTGCCGCGTACTGATCCTCGATGAGCCGACCGCGGCGCTGACGGAAGCCGAAGCGCAGGCGCTGTTCGCCATCATCCGCGACCTGAAGGCCGCGGGCATATCGATCATCTATATCAGCCACCGCATGGCCGAGATTTTTTCGCTCTGCGACCGCGTCACCGTGTTTCGTGATGGCCGCCATGTGGTCACCGAGAAGATCGCCGACGTGACTGCTGATGATGTCGTACGCCGCATGGTCGGCCGCGAGATCAGCCAGCTCTATCCGCAAAAGCAGGCGCCGGAGGCGCGGACGGACGAGACCATTCTCTCTGTGCGTGGCTTGAGCGATGGCGACCGCATCGACACCGTTTCCTTCGATCTGAAGCGGGGCGAAATTCTTGGCATCGGCGGTCTGATCGGCTCCGGTCGTACCGAGATCGCCGAAGCGATCTGCGGTCTGAGGGCCAAGTCGAAGGGCGACATTACGCTGCGCGGAAAGCCGCAGCGCATCGGCAACTACCGCGACGCGGTCGATGCCGGCATCGTCTATCTCTCGGAGGATCGCAAGGGGTCCGGCGTCTTCGTCGACCTGTCGATCGCGCAGAATATTTCGGTGCTTGATCTGAAGACGCTGACCGGGCCGCTCGGATTGCTGAATTCCAGGGCCGAGGCCGATCTCGCCCGCGATTTCGTCCGCCGGCTCGGCGTGCGCATGGGCGGCATCGATATGCCGGTCTCGTCGCTCTCGGGCGGCAACCAGCAGAAGGTGGCGATTGCCAAGCAGCTCGCCGTTCGCCCGCAAGTGATCCTGATGGACGAGCCGACGCGCGGCATCGATGTAGGCGCCAAATCCGAAATCCACCGGCTGCTGCGCGAGCTTGCAGAAACCGGCATCGGCATTGTCGTGATCTCGTCGGAACTGCCGGAGCTGCTCGGGCTTTGCGACCGGGTTCTGGTCGTGCGCGAAGGCGCGATCGCCGGCGAGCTTGATGACAGAGAAATGAGCGAGGAGGCGGTGATCCGCCTGGCCTCAGGGGTGACGCAAACGGCCGAGGCTGGCCGGATGGTGGATCATGTCGCCTGA
- a CDS encoding carbohydrate ABC transporter permease, which yields MTNTISVARLIRLAVLSFGALIFLAPYIFMVSTAGKAQSEIFSSSLSLIPEQWSYIENFSKALSRVSMTTLLFNGVVVCALIFVIQIVVAIPCAYAMAKLKFRAARTMMVLVMLGLLVPIHATALPIYVAFDRLSVLNSYAALVAPFSISVFAIFLFLQFFRAMPDDLIHAARLDGMSEAGIVARVIVPNGWPAITAFAIFSVVAHWNDLFWPLIVVTNQDYATPPLGLLYFRAAEAGDDYGALMAATLIITLPLVTAFLLAQKRFVEGITMTGLKG from the coding sequence ATGACCAACACCATCTCCGTCGCCCGCCTCATTCGCCTCGCCGTTCTGTCGTTTGGCGCGCTCATCTTCCTCGCGCCCTACATCTTCATGGTCTCGACCGCCGGCAAGGCTCAGAGCGAGATCTTCTCCTCGTCGCTGTCGCTGATCCCTGAGCAGTGGTCCTATATCGAGAACTTTTCCAAGGCGCTGTCGCGCGTCTCGATGACGACCCTGCTCTTCAACGGCGTTGTCGTCTGCGCGCTGATCTTCGTCATCCAGATCGTCGTCGCCATCCCTTGCGCCTATGCCATGGCGAAGCTGAAGTTTCGGGCGGCCCGCACCATGATGGTGCTGGTCATGCTCGGCCTCCTGGTGCCGATCCACGCAACCGCGCTGCCCATTTACGTGGCCTTCGACAGGTTGTCGGTGCTGAACAGCTACGCAGCGCTAGTGGCGCCGTTCTCGATCTCGGTGTTCGCGATCTTCCTCTTCCTGCAGTTTTTCCGCGCCATGCCCGACGATCTGATCCATGCGGCACGCCTCGACGGTATGTCTGAAGCCGGCATCGTCGCGCGCGTCATCGTGCCAAACGGCTGGCCGGCGATCACCGCCTTTGCAATCTTCTCGGTCGTCGCCCACTGGAACGATCTCTTCTGGCCGCTGATCGTCGTCACCAACCAGGACTATGCGACCCCGCCACTCGGCCTTCTCTACTTCCGCGCCGCAGAAGCCGGCGACGACTACGGCGCGCTGATGGCCGCGACCCTCATCATCACCCTTCCCCTCGTGACCGCGTTTCTGCTGGCGCAGAAGCGCTTTGTCGAGGGCATTACCATGACCGGTCTCAAAGGCTGA
- a CDS encoding carbohydrate ABC transporter permease has product MPQHSSLRDGVQPAQRLRTQTAIGAATTDPDRREARIAWLLALPAITLLVLFILLPTAAVIVLGFTDFELGYGSFRFVGFENYAELFSDRTFRRSLWNTTIYTAIVTPVSIVLALAIAMLIEAETKGRAFFRTVYFLPVASLLVAMATVWQFLFHPTIGPINTFLAVFGIAGPNWLGASGTVLYGLSIIGIWQSVGFNMVLFLAGLTAIPRELYAAAEVDGAKTWFDRFRLVTWPMLGPTTLFVTTISIINSVKVFETVKTLTEGGPNKASEVLLFTIYQEGFVYLRVGYASAMTVVFLAILVVLMFLQYRVLDRKVHYA; this is encoded by the coding sequence ATGCCTCAACATTCATCTCTGCGAGACGGTGTCCAGCCGGCGCAGCGGCTGCGGACCCAGACGGCGATCGGTGCCGCGACCACCGATCCCGATCGCCGCGAGGCCCGCATTGCCTGGCTGTTAGCGCTGCCGGCCATCACGCTGCTCGTCCTCTTCATCCTTTTACCGACCGCGGCGGTGATCGTTCTCGGTTTCACCGATTTCGAGCTCGGCTACGGCAGCTTCCGCTTTGTCGGCTTCGAGAACTATGCCGAACTCTTCAGCGACCGCACCTTCCGGCGCTCGCTCTGGAACACCACCATCTACACCGCGATCGTCACACCGGTTTCGATCGTGCTGGCGCTGGCAATCGCCATGCTGATCGAGGCGGAAACCAAGGGCCGGGCGTTCTTCCGCACGGTCTATTTCCTGCCGGTGGCCTCGCTGCTCGTCGCCATGGCGACGGTCTGGCAGTTCCTGTTTCACCCGACCATCGGCCCGATCAACACCTTCTTGGCCGTTTTCGGCATTGCCGGCCCCAACTGGCTCGGGGCCTCCGGCACGGTGCTCTATGGCCTGTCGATCATCGGCATCTGGCAGTCGGTCGGCTTCAACATGGTGCTGTTCCTCGCCGGTCTCACCGCCATCCCGCGCGAGCTCTATGCCGCAGCCGAAGTCGACGGCGCCAAGACCTGGTTCGATCGTTTCCGGCTGGTGACCTGGCCGATGCTCGGGCCGACGACGCTGTTCGTCACCACCATCAGCATCATCAACTCAGTGAAGGTGTTCGAGACGGTGAAGACGCTGACCGAGGGCGGTCCGAACAAGGCGTCGGAGGTGCTGCTCTTCACCATCTACCAGGAGGGCTTCGTTTATCTGCGCGTCGGCTATGCCTCGGCCATGACCGTCGTCTTCCTCGCCATCCTCGTCGTCCTGATGTTCCTGCAGTACCGCGTGCTCGACCGGAAGGTTCACTACGCATGA
- a CDS encoding LacI family DNA-binding transcriptional regulator, which produces MVTLQQIAFHAGCSLATVSRVLKGEGPVSDEMVRRVRRAAAELGYRPSPATGRATNRSQPVVGVLVPSVTNPVFAASLGGIQHRLQAANHGVLIAQSNYDPALEARAVRSLLEQRPTGLILTLCDAKTSEALSAALPPTVLLNNRPVARFAAAVTVDNYRAGFDLTRHILDHGHRRILVVSGHFRSSDRARLRYDGYLAAMQEAGARPMEAVEIPFVDGYENLDLATVLAQHRPTAIIASNDLLALGVIAALRREGLSVPDDVSVAGFDGIALGRLMTPTLTTISMPDGDMGLAAAALLLDMAENASGCRHLNLDCRLYAGGTVRHLA; this is translated from the coding sequence ATGGTTACCCTGCAACAGATCGCCTTTCATGCCGGCTGCTCGCTGGCAACCGTGTCGCGGGTGCTGAAGGGCGAAGGTCCCGTCAGCGACGAGATGGTGCGTCGCGTGCGCCGGGCGGCGGCCGAACTCGGCTACCGGCCGTCGCCGGCCACGGGACGCGCCACCAACCGCAGCCAGCCCGTCGTCGGCGTGCTGGTGCCAAGCGTCACCAACCCGGTGTTTGCCGCCTCGCTCGGCGGCATCCAGCACCGTTTGCAGGCGGCGAACCATGGCGTGCTGATCGCCCAATCCAATTATGATCCCGCACTCGAGGCGCGCGCCGTGCGCTCGCTGCTCGAACAGCGGCCGACCGGTCTGATCCTGACGCTCTGCGACGCCAAGACCAGCGAGGCGCTTTCGGCGGCGCTGCCGCCGACGGTGCTTCTCAACAACCGGCCGGTCGCACGCTTCGCTGCCGCCGTCACCGTCGACAATTACCGGGCCGGTTTCGATCTCACTCGCCACATCCTCGACCACGGTCACCGCCGCATCCTCGTCGTCTCCGGCCACTTCCGTTCATCCGACCGGGCGCGCCTGCGCTATGACGGCTATTTGGCCGCTATGCAGGAAGCCGGCGCCCGGCCGATGGAGGCGGTCGAGATCCCCTTCGTCGACGGCTATGAAAACCTCGACCTCGCGACGGTTCTTGCGCAGCACCGCCCGACCGCAATCATCGCTTCCAACGATCTGCTGGCGCTCGGCGTGATAGCAGCGCTGCGGCGTGAAGGCCTTTCCGTGCCTGACGATGTCTCCGTCGCCGGCTTCGACGGCATCGCGCTTGGCCGGCTGATGACGCCAACACTCACCACCATCTCGATGCCCGACGGCGACATGGGGCTCGCAGCGGCGGCGCTGTTGCTCGATATGGCCGAGAATGCGTCGGGCTGCCGCCATCTCAATCTCGACTGCCGACTCTACGCAGGCGGGACTGTTCGCCACCTCGCGTGA
- a CDS encoding ABC transporter substrate-binding protein, whose translation MTHLRQLFTAAAASLMLAAPADAETQLTVHYPMPGFFKDVMDTISKKFMEENPDIKITFANPSATYEEGIQTIMRQAGTAEMPDLTFIGLNRLRMVNERDVPVDLGPFIAKDGNMAEQGFSENILKLAQVGGKQVGLAFATSNPIMYYNADLVRKAGGDPGNPPKTWDEVIALGGKIKALGDGNEGIDFRWQGDDWMFSALLFGAGGEMLSEDESKVAFNGPEGEKAVEVLDRMVKEGGLPVLTKQAGEQAFVAGKVGFAFQTTGALRNTIKNVGDKFDLRTAHIPLIDPAKGKLPTGGNAVVILTRDAEKQEAAWKFAKFAAGPYGASVVVPGTGYVPNNELAAKSPEYLANFYKENPLFRAGLEQMALMRPWYAFPGSNGVKVTQTIVENLSRIVEQQASPKEALDEAAAEVESLLPRS comes from the coding sequence ATGACACATCTGAGACAGCTTTTCACCGCGGCTGCCGCATCGCTGATGCTCGCAGCCCCCGCCGACGCCGAGACCCAGCTGACGGTGCATTATCCGATGCCCGGCTTCTTCAAGGACGTGATGGATACGATCTCGAAGAAGTTCATGGAAGAAAACCCGGATATCAAGATCACCTTCGCCAATCCGTCGGCGACCTATGAGGAAGGCATCCAGACGATCATGCGTCAGGCCGGAACGGCCGAGATGCCCGATCTCACCTTCATCGGCCTCAACCGCCTGCGCATGGTCAACGAGCGCGACGTCCCCGTTGATCTCGGCCCGTTCATCGCCAAGGACGGCAACATGGCCGAGCAGGGCTTTTCCGAAAACATCCTGAAGCTCGCCCAGGTGGGCGGCAAGCAGGTGGGCCTTGCCTTCGCCACCTCCAACCCGATCATGTATTACAACGCCGATCTCGTGCGCAAAGCCGGCGGCGACCCGGGAAACCCGCCGAAGACCTGGGACGAGGTCATTGCGCTCGGCGGCAAGATCAAGGCGCTTGGCGACGGCAACGAGGGCATCGATTTCCGCTGGCAGGGCGATGACTGGATGTTCTCCGCGCTGCTCTTCGGCGCCGGCGGCGAGATGCTGAGCGAAGACGAAAGCAAGGTTGCCTTCAACGGTCCCGAAGGTGAGAAGGCCGTCGAAGTGCTCGACCGCATGGTCAAGGAAGGCGGTCTGCCGGTTTTGACCAAGCAGGCCGGCGAGCAGGCCTTCGTTGCCGGCAAGGTCGGTTTCGCCTTCCAGACGACGGGCGCGCTGCGCAACACCATCAAGAATGTCGGCGACAAGTTCGACCTGCGCACTGCCCATATCCCGCTCATCGACCCGGCAAAGGGCAAGCTGCCGACCGGCGGCAACGCCGTCGTTATCCTGACGCGCGACGCCGAAAAGCAGGAAGCCGCCTGGAAGTTCGCGAAGTTCGCAGCCGGCCCCTATGGCGCCTCGGTTGTCGTTCCCGGCACCGGCTATGTGCCGAACAACGAGCTGGCCGCCAAGTCGCCTGAGTATCTCGCCAACTTCTACAAGGAAAACCCGCTGTTCCGTGCTGGTCTCGAGCAGATGGCGCTGATGCGCCCCTGGTATGCCTTCCCCGGTAGCAACGGGGTGAAGGTGACGCAGACGATCGTCGAGAACCTGTCGCGCATCGTCGAGCAGCAGGCCTCGCCGAAGGAAGCGCTGGACGAGGCCGCGGCCGAAGTCGAAAGCCTGCTGCCGCGCAGCTGA
- a CDS encoding ABC transporter ATP-binding protein translates to MSKAAEIDIVSVSKMYGATTAVHSISLKIPAGSYCCFLGPSGCGKTSTLRMIAGHESISSGDLRLGNIVVTDFPPARRSTAMMFQSYALFPHLDLIDNVAFSLKMKGVTRDIRRAKALDILKLMQMEAYGTRRPAQLSGGQQQRVALARALITEPEALLLDEPLSALDPFLKIRMRAELKKLQKTLGITFVHVTHSQEEAMALADLIVVMNNGRIEQAAAPRTVFERPATAFVARFMGDHNVLSGKVRAISDNVVEMETAGGQVFTVRDIAQQVGRPIDIGIRTDRVRLAPPSEKGLGFQAVVSNIEYRGASVKLTATGAGSDDFTVIVSDADHFRKPVAVGDAVSLSWTLEDVVPLGQLSA, encoded by the coding sequence ATGTCGAAAGCCGCAGAGATCGATATCGTTTCCGTTTCCAAGATGTATGGCGCGACCACGGCCGTGCATTCCATCAGCCTGAAGATCCCTGCCGGCAGCTACTGTTGCTTCCTTGGCCCGTCCGGCTGCGGCAAAACTTCGACGCTGCGTATGATCGCCGGCCATGAGAGCATTTCCTCAGGCGATCTCAGGCTCGGCAATATCGTCGTCACGGATTTTCCGCCGGCCAGGCGCAGCACGGCGATGATGTTTCAGTCCTATGCGCTCTTCCCTCATCTCGACCTCATCGACAACGTCGCCTTCAGCCTGAAGATGAAGGGCGTCACCCGTGACATCAGACGCGCCAAGGCGCTCGACATACTGAAGCTGATGCAGATGGAGGCCTACGGCACCAGGCGCCCGGCCCAGCTTTCCGGAGGCCAGCAGCAGCGCGTGGCGCTTGCCCGCGCGCTGATCACCGAGCCGGAGGCGCTGTTGCTCGACGAGCCACTCTCGGCGCTCGACCCGTTCCTGAAGATCCGCATGCGCGCCGAACTGAAGAAGCTGCAGAAGACACTCGGCATCACCTTCGTACACGTCACCCACAGCCAGGAAGAGGCAATGGCGCTCGCCGATCTGATCGTCGTCATGAACAACGGCCGGATTGAGCAGGCGGCAGCACCCCGCACGGTGTTCGAGCGGCCGGCCACCGCCTTCGTCGCCCGCTTCATGGGCGACCACAACGTTCTCTCCGGAAAAGTCCGGGCGATCAGCGACAACGTCGTCGAAATGGAGACGGCCGGGGGCCAGGTCTTTACGGTGCGCGATATCGCCCAGCAGGTGGGTCGGCCGATAGACATCGGCATCCGCACCGATCGCGTGCGGCTCGCCCCGCCCAGTGAGAAGGGCCTCGGCTTCCAGGCGGTGGTCTCCAACATCGAATATCGCGGCGCCTCGGTGAAGCTCACCGCCACCGGCGCCGGCAGCGACGACTTCACGGTGATCGTCAGCGACGCCGACCATTTCAGGAAGCCGGTCGCGGTCGGCGACGCGGTGTCGCTGAGTTGGACCCTGGAGGACGTCGTCCCCCTCGGCCAACTTTCCGCATGA
- a CDS encoding metallophosphoesterase family protein — MKIVQISDTHLSPAKSHFNGNWEPVRAWIEAVAPDLVIHTGDVTIDGADHEDDITFSLDLIGQLSMPVLIVPGNHDVGHLPGSHQPVDPVRLARWRRLAGPDYWGRDHGDWRLLGLNSLLIGFEDEEEDRQFTWLEEQLLSRDGRRVAVFAHKPLFVDDPGEGDTGYWGIRPRQRQRLFDLFAEAEVALHASGHLHWAWTGKHAGTSLVWAPPTSFIIDTLERPMPGERLVGAVVHEFSEVNVKSEIIAVPGLTSHLLDPIVEEVYPLAAKKTVRVEAAQ, encoded by the coding sequence ATGAAAATCGTCCAGATCAGCGACACCCATCTCAGCCCCGCCAAAAGCCACTTCAACGGCAATTGGGAACCGGTTCGCGCCTGGATCGAGGCGGTGGCACCCGATCTCGTCATCCACACCGGCGACGTCACCATCGATGGCGCCGACCACGAGGACGACATCACCTTCTCGCTCGATCTGATCGGCCAGCTCTCGATGCCGGTGCTGATCGTTCCCGGCAATCACGATGTCGGCCATCTGCCGGGTTCGCACCAGCCGGTGGATCCAGTTCGGCTTGCCCGCTGGCGCCGGCTCGCCGGTCCGGACTACTGGGGCCGCGACCATGGCGACTGGCGGCTGCTCGGCCTCAACAGCCTGCTGATCGGCTTCGAGGACGAAGAAGAAGACAGGCAGTTTACCTGGCTGGAGGAACAGTTGCTCAGCCGCGACGGCCGCCGGGTGGCCGTCTTTGCCCACAAGCCGCTCTTCGTCGACGATCCGGGCGAAGGCGACACCGGCTACTGGGGCATCCGTCCGCGCCAGCGCCAACGCCTGTTTGATCTTTTCGCCGAAGCCGAGGTGGCGCTGCATGCAAGCGGCCACCTGCACTGGGCCTGGACGGGCAAGCACGCCGGGACGTCGCTCGTCTGGGCGCCGCCGACCTCCTTCATCATTGATACGCTGGAACGGCCGATGCCGGGCGAGCGGCTGGTCGGCGCCGTCGTACACGAGTTTAGCGAAGTCAACGTCAAAAGCGAGATCATCGCGGTGCCGGGACTGACCAGCCACCTGCTCGATCCGATCGTCGAAGAGGTCTACCCGCTGGCGGCCAAGAAGACGGTCCGTGTGGAGGCCGCGCAATGA
- a CDS encoding substrate-binding domain-containing protein, with amino-acid sequence MRKFLSTTALAVIAASFWAGSASAETANPFRCQPGEKYVMNVMVSGVEYWFPVYEMFKQAGQQFGCETEYTGTPEYDVNKQIATFDQALAQNPAGILVHPMNSDPFIEPINRAIDQGTAVVTFAADSPLSKRVSFITSDNTREGIYAADAIAEKMGGKGEYAVLENPGQDNHDKRITAFVNRMAEKWPDMKLVGRAASNQDPNKAYQGLMSLIQANPNLGAVFMPEANSAIGAAQASKESGGKVLVMCADVNANILDMIKAGEVFGSINPNQGMQGYMGFMLLWMAKHPELIDPMNDAKRSGFNPMSIPFVDNGLSIVTAENADDFYWDKYLKRRGTKGIDE; translated from the coding sequence GTGCGCAAATTTCTCAGCACGACCGCTCTGGCGGTCATTGCAGCTTCGTTTTGGGCAGGTTCGGCAAGCGCCGAAACGGCGAACCCGTTTCGCTGCCAGCCCGGCGAAAAATACGTCATGAACGTCATGGTATCCGGCGTCGAATACTGGTTCCCGGTCTATGAAATGTTCAAGCAGGCCGGCCAGCAGTTCGGCTGCGAGACCGAATATACCGGCACGCCGGAATATGACGTCAACAAGCAGATCGCCACTTTCGACCAGGCGCTTGCCCAGAACCCGGCCGGCATTCTGGTGCACCCGATGAACTCCGATCCGTTCATCGAGCCGATCAACCGGGCGATCGATCAGGGCACGGCAGTCGTCACCTTCGCTGCGGACTCGCCGCTGTCGAAGCGCGTCTCCTTCATCACCTCGGACAACACCCGCGAAGGCATCTATGCCGCCGACGCGATTGCCGAGAAGATGGGCGGCAAGGGCGAATATGCCGTTCTTGAAAACCCCGGCCAGGACAACCACGACAAGCGCATTACCGCCTTCGTCAATCGCATGGCCGAGAAGTGGCCCGACATGAAACTCGTCGGTCGCGCCGCCTCGAACCAGGATCCGAACAAGGCCTATCAGGGTCTGATGAGCCTCATCCAGGCCAATCCGAACCTCGGCGCCGTGTTCATGCCGGAAGCCAACTCCGCGATCGGTGCGGCCCAGGCCAGCAAGGAAAGCGGCGGCAAGGTCCTCGTCATGTGCGCCGACGTCAACGCCAACATCCTCGATATGATCAAGGCCGGCGAAGTCTTCGGTTCGATCAACCCGAACCAGGGCATGCAGGGCTATATGGGCTTCATGCTCCTGTGGATGGCGAAGCACCCGGAACTGATCGATCCGATGAACGACGCCAAGCGTTCCGGCTTCAACCCGATGAGCATCCCCTTCGTCGACAACGGCCTTTCGATCGTTACCGCCGAAAATGCCGATGACTTCTACTGGGACAAGTACCTGAAGCGTCGTGGCACCAAGGGCATCGACGAGTAA
- a CDS encoding ABC transporter ATP-binding protein: MSVLSLEGITKSYGGNAILKGVSLQAEAGEFIALVGPSGCGKSTLLRIVAGLDHGDGGEIVIGGRSVARMAAADRNVAMVFQSYALYPHLTAGENIAVPLAMRRLTAAQRLPVIGNLMPGQKQIRSDIQRQVKEMALALKIDHLLDRKPGQMSGGQRQRVALARAMVRRPAVFLMDEPLSNLDANLRVHARGEIVDLHRRAGVPTLYVTHDQSEALSMADRVAVMIGGNLLQLATPKEIYDNPSHIEVARFLGQPKINVLETRTDTASIVRFGDLVLLASRGQAPDASVKLAIRPEFVRFHAASAGRLSARVERMEFLGSEVIVHARLDAIGELVTAKSAPADAAVLAIGQPVDVEFMPERAMLFDGEGTRLPAERVAIAATLEKIHG; this comes from the coding sequence ATGAGCGTGCTTTCGCTAGAGGGTATCACCAAGTCCTATGGCGGCAACGCGATCCTTAAGGGGGTTAGCCTGCAGGCGGAGGCGGGTGAGTTCATCGCGCTCGTTGGTCCTTCCGGCTGCGGCAAGAGCACGCTGTTGCGCATCGTCGCCGGTCTCGATCATGGCGACGGCGGCGAGATCGTCATCGGCGGCCGCAGTGTCGCGCGCATGGCGGCGGCCGATCGCAATGTCGCGATGGTCTTCCAGTCCTATGCCCTCTATCCGCACCTGACGGCGGGCGAGAACATCGCCGTGCCGCTTGCGATGCGGCGGCTGACAGCGGCGCAGCGCCTGCCTGTGATCGGCAATCTGATGCCGGGGCAGAAGCAGATCCGCAGCGATATCCAGCGCCAGGTCAAGGAAATGGCGCTGGCGCTGAAGATTGATCACCTGCTCGACCGCAAGCCCGGCCAGATGTCCGGCGGCCAGCGCCAGCGCGTGGCGCTCGCCCGCGCCATGGTGCGCCGCCCGGCCGTCTTCCTGATGGACGAGCCGCTCTCCAATCTCGATGCCAACCTGCGCGTCCACGCCCGCGGCGAGATCGTCGATCTCCACCGCCGCGCCGGCGTGCCGACGCTCTATGTCACCCACGACCAGTCGGAAGCCCTGTCGATGGCGGATCGAGTGGCAGTGATGATCGGCGGCAATCTCTTGCAACTGGCGACCCCGAAGGAGATCTACGACAACCCCTCCCATATCGAGGTCGCACGCTTCCTCGGCCAGCCGAAGATCAACGTGCTGGAGACCCGCACGGATACGGCGAGCATCGTGCGCTTCGGCGATCTGGTGCTTCTGGCAAGCCGCGGACAGGCGCCGGATGCTTCAGTGAAGCTCGCAATCCGCCCGGAATTCGTGCGCTTCCATGCGGCAAGCGCCGGCCGGTTGAGCGCGCGGGTCGAGCGTATGGAGTTCCTCGGCTCTGAGGTAATCGTTCACGCCCGCCTCGATGCGATCGGCGAGCTAGTCACTGCCAAGTCAGCACCTGCCGACGCCGCGGTGCTCGCGATCGGTCAGCCCGTTGACGTCGAGTTCATGCCGGAACGGGCGATGCTGTTCGACGGCGAGGGCACCCGGCTGCCAGCCGAGCGGGTCGCTATCGCCGCGACGCTGGAGAAGATCCATGGCTAA